A window of Palaemon carinicauda isolate YSFRI2023 chromosome 27, ASM3689809v2, whole genome shotgun sequence contains these coding sequences:
- the LOC137620633 gene encoding LOW QUALITY PROTEIN: techylectin-5A-like (The sequence of the model RefSeq protein was modified relative to this genomic sequence to represent the inferred CDS: deleted 1 base in 1 codon), producing MMMLSVMFEAALLLVLSSAHALVPASNVSQSEGLNSRNCLELRQLGIDISDVYTIYPYDSAPEHPVEVFCDMKTDGGGWTIIQRRDDLQPREDFYRTLIEYELGFGNLRGEFWLGLNHIHALTDQTLNEIRFDLEDFEGESRYANYRTFYVHDKASEYLLEVNGYSGDAGNSFDYHNGQKFSTIDHDRDDWSGDCAATYAGAWWYNNCHRCNLNGLYLSGAHESFADGIEWDAWHGLYYSLKRTEMKIRPAY from the exons ATGATGATGCTATCAGTGATGTTTGAGGCTGCTCTTTTGCTAGTTTTGTCCTCTGCCCATGCTTTGGTTCCAGCGTCAAACGTCTCCCAGTCTGAAGGTTTGAATAGTCGGAACTGCCTCGAA CTTCGGCAACTGGGAATTGATATCAGTGATGTCTACACAATCTACCCTTACGACAGCGCACCTGAGCATCCTGTAGAG GTATTCTGTGACATGAAAACAGATGGAGGCGGATGGACAATCATTCAGAGGAGGGATGACCTTCAACCTAGGGAAGACTTTTATCGAACTTTGATCGAATATGAGCTAGGCTTTGGAAACCTTCGAGGGGAGTTTTGGTTGGGTCTCAATCACATCCATGCCCTGACAGACCAAACGCTGAATGAAATACGATTTGACTTGGAGGACTTCGAGGGCGAAAGTCGATACGCCAATTACCGTACCTTCTACGTCCACGATAAAGCATCGGAATACCTATTGGAGGTCAATGGCTACTCGGGCGATGCTGGAAACTCATTTGATTATCATAATGGGCAGAAATTCTCGACTATAGACCACGATCGTGATGATTGGTCTGGTGATTGTGCTGCCAC ATATGCTGGAGCTTGGTGGTACAATAACTGTCATCGATGTAACCTGAACGGATTGTACCTCTCCGGTGCACACGAGTCTTTTGCTGACGGAATTGAATGGGATGCTTGGCATGGCCTATATTATTCCCTCAAGCGAACGGAAATGAAGATCAGGCCGGCTTATTAA
- the LOC137620631 gene encoding zonadhesin-like isoform X2: protein MPWKDQKMPFFNMACLLMTNSIISGQLISLEEPVCCFNGTEHRPGSKVYIIEESCVDLVCAIDKSKSPAVAVIINVQKRPEDCKGTPCKDCYDTSCVDQSGIVRLLGDTWMPTKCFACECTAGQVVDCKPVPVACEPRPNPSCVEISGPCCPTWKCSEEYCVDGDGKRREIDEKWGGPCIFHSCSPRGILTSVINCVRPPLLNSSCELFTPKDKCCPVVSCGCVDDKGVQRKLGEVWGGPCTVFTCTTEGVITRIEDCAPIPLLNSSCEIFKPEGKCCPEVRCGCVDDKGVQRKLGEVWGGPCTVFTCTTEGVITRIEDCAPIPLLNSSCEIFKPEGKCCPEVRCGCVDDKGVQRKLGEVWGGPCTVFTCTTEGVITRIEDCAPIPLLNSSCEIFKPEGKCCPDVRCGCVDDQGITRKINETWGSPCSQNTCTPEGIATLIIDCQETPKLNSSCQLVFSEDKCCPEVTCSCVDDNGVTRAINETWGTPCIVNTCTPNGVAVYIKDCARPPVLNETCKLVSKPDECCPVISCGSCIDSNGIKHDAGSTWERGCKSFTCTEGGKIIEALVNCTNSTLGDPEHLNCIVSVVPGKCCPEWVCGIDCALVRCRGPPHIDCVANALLPLQCCATYTCPANSTGCVDASGVTRAVGSRWEKGCTLSECVENGTIVEVPIKCPSINDLESPEHTNCIIGIPPRKCCPQWICGPDCSLLFCAGPPSKTCFADDLPPLQCCPTYTCPQNNSGCIDATGTFRAVGSKWERGCTSFQCVEEGNIIEASITCSSVDAFGSPPHFNCIVGIVPGRCCPEWICGPNCAAVLCAGPPSSNCIANEIPPLKCCATYECPVSPTTTTTTASFFGECNVGTTWIQDCLKHTCTAEGIISKPYQCEINPMPDPGCTLVLPPGKCCPEWQCGYKV, encoded by the exons ATGCCGTGGAAAGACCAGAAAATGCCGTTTTTTAATATGGCGTGTTTGTTGATGACAAATTCAATAATCTCTGGACAGCTGATATCATTAGAGGAGCCGG TATGCTGTTTTAATGGAACAGAGCACAGGCCTGGAAGTAAAGTGTACATTATTGAGGAATCTTGTGTTGATCTTGTTTGTGCCATTGATAAAAGCAAGAGTCCTGCAgttgctgttattattaatgtGCAGAAGAGACCCGAGGATTGTAAAG GCACACCATGCAAAGACTGTTATGACACAAGCTGTGTTGATCAATCTGGAATAGTTCGGTTGCTGGGAGACACTTGGATGCCAACTAAATGTTTTGCCTGTGAATGTACTGCTGGACAAGTAGTAGATTGCAAACCAGTGCCAGTTGCTTGTGAACCACGACCAAACCCATCTTGCGTGGAAATTTCTGGTCCTTGTTGTCCTACGTGGAAATGTTCTGAAGAATA TTGTGTAGATGGTGATGGAAAGCGAAGAGAAATTGACGAAAAATGGGGAGGCCCGTGCATTTTTCACAGCTGTTCACCCAGAGGAATACTAACCAGCGTCATAAATTGTGTGCGTCCACCATTGTTGAATAGTTCTTGTGAGCTTTTCACACCAAAGGACAAATGTTGCCCTGTTGTAAGCTGTGG CTGTGTCGATGACAAAGGAGTACAGAGAAAGCTGGGTGAAGTATGGGGAGGGCCCTGCACTGTGTTCACATGTACAACTGAAGGAGTTATCACAAGAATAGAGGACTGTGCACCCATACCTTTATTGAATAGTTCTTGCGAGATATTCAAGCCAGAAGGAAAATGTTGCCCAGAAGTGAGGTGTGG TTGCGTCGATGACAAAGGAGTACAGAGAAAGCTGGGTGAAGTATGGGGAGGGCCCTGCACTGTGTTCACGTGTACAACTGAAGGAGTCATCACAAGAATAGAGGACTGTGCACCCATACCTTTATTGAATAGTTCCTGCGAGATATTCAAGCCAGAAGGAAAATGTTGCCCAGAAGTGAGGTGTGG CTGCGTCGATGACAAAGGAGTACAGAGAAAGCTGGGTGAAGTATGGGGAGGGCCCTGTACTGTGTTCACGTGTACAACTGAAGGAGTTATCACAAGAATAGAGGACTGTGCACCCATACCTTTATTGAATAGTTCCTGCGAGATATTCAAGCCAGAAGGAAAATGTTGCCCAGACGTGAGGTGTGG GTGTGTTGATGATCAAGGAATtacaaggaaaataaatgaaacttGGGGGTCCCCATGCAGCCAAAATACATGTACTCCTGAAGGAATTGCCACACTAATCATAGATTGTCAAGAAACACCAAAGTTGAATTCCTCTTGCCAGTTGGTCTTCAGTGAGGATAAATGCTGCCCAGAGGTCACCTGTAG TTGTGTGGATGACAACGGAGTTACTCGGGCAATAAATGAAACCTGGGGAACTCCATGTATTGTAAATACATGCACGCCCAATGGTGTTGCTGTCTACATTAAGGACTGTGCGCGACCTCCTGTACTAAATGAAACTTGTAAACTTGTCTCAAAGCCTGACGAATGTTGCCCTGTTATAAGTTGTGG aagctgTATAGATTCAAATGGAATAAAGCATGATGCAGGAAGTACATGGGAAAGAGGCTGTAAATCTTTCACTTGTACTGAAGGTGGGAAAATTATTGAAGCTCTAGTGAACTGCACTAACAGTACCCTTGGCGACCCTGAACACTTGAACTGTATTGTCAGTGTGGTTCCAGGGAAGTGTTGCCCTGAATGGGTCTGTGG TATCGATTGTGCACTTGTACGTTGTAGAGGGCCTCCACACATTGACTGTGTGGCAAATGCCCTTCTTCCATTACAGTGTTGTGCTACTTATACTTGTCCTGCAAACAGTACTGG ATGTGTGGATGCCAGTGGAGTCACAAGAGCTGTTGGAAGCAGGTGGGAAAAAGGATGCACATTATCCGAGTGTGTAGAAAATGGGACCATAGTTGAGGTTCCTATAAAATGTCCTTCAATCAATGATCTTGAGAGCCCAGAACATACAAACTGTATTATTGGCATTCCTCCTAGGAAGTGTTGTCCACAGTGGATTTGTGG cCCAGACTGTTCGCTCCTGTTTTGCGCAGGACCTCCAAGCAAAACCTGTTTTGCAGATGATCTTCCTCCCCTTCAGTGTTGTCCAACATATACCTGTCCTCAAAATAATTCAGG ctGCATTGATGCCACCGGGACATTCCGTGCAGTAGGAAGCAAGTGGGAGAGGGGATGTACATCCTTCCAGTGTGTGGAGGAGGGGAATATTATCGAAGCCTCTATCACATGTTCTTCAGTTGATGCCTTTGGAAGTCCACCCCACTTTAATTGTATTGTTGGCATTGTTCCAGGGAGATGTTGTCCTGAGTGGATCTGTGG CCCTAACTGTGCAGCAGTGCTCTGTGCAGGTCCTCCAAGTAGTAACTGCATTGCCAATGAAATTCCTCCCCTCAAGTGTTGTGCTACCTACGAGTGTCCCGTCTctcctacaactactactactactgcaagtTTTTTTGG
- the LOC137620631 gene encoding zonadhesin-like isoform X3: MPWKDQKMPFFNMACLLMTNSIISGQLISLEEPVCCFNGTEHRPGSKVYIIEESCVDLVCAIDKSKSPAVAVIINVQKRPEDCKGTPCKDCYDTSCVDQSGIVRLLGDTWMPTKCFACECTAGQVVDCKPVPVACEPRPNPSCVEISGPCCPTWKCSEEYCVDGDGKRREIDEKWGGPCIFHSCSPRGILTSVINCVRPPLLNSSCELFTPKDKCCPVVSCGCVDDKGVQRKLGEVWGGPCTVFTCTTEGVITRIEDCAPIPLLNSSCEIFKPEGKCCPEVRCGCVDDKGVQRKLGEVWGGPCTVFTCTTEGVITRIEDCAPIPLLNSSCEIFKPEGKCCPEVRCGCVDDQGITRKINETWGSPCSQNTCTPEGIATLIIDCQETPKLNSSCQLVFSEDKCCPEVTCSCVDDNGVTRAINETWGTPCIVNTCTPNGVAVYIKDCARPPVLNETCKLVSKPDECCPVISCGSCIDSNGIKHDAGSTWERGCKSFTCTEGGKIIEALVNCTNSTLGDPEHLNCIVSVVPGKCCPEWVCGIDCALVRCRGPPHIDCVANALLPLQCCATYTCPANSTGCVDASGVTRAVGSRWEKGCTLSECVENGTIVEVPIKCPSINDLESPEHTNCIIGIPPRKCCPQWICGPDCSLLFCAGPPSKTCFADDLPPLQCCPTYTCPQNNSGCIDATGTFRAVGSKWERGCTSFQCVEEGNIIEASITCSSVDAFGSPPHFNCIVGIVPGRCCPEWICGPNCAAVLCAGPPSSNCIANEIPPLKCCATYECPVSPTTTTTTASFFGECNVGTTWIQDCLKHTCTAEGIISKPYQCEINPMPDPGCTLVLPPGKCCPEWQCGKSAAEIPDESELVIPITL; the protein is encoded by the exons ATGCCGTGGAAAGACCAGAAAATGCCGTTTTTTAATATGGCGTGTTTGTTGATGACAAATTCAATAATCTCTGGACAGCTGATATCATTAGAGGAGCCGG TATGCTGTTTTAATGGAACAGAGCACAGGCCTGGAAGTAAAGTGTACATTATTGAGGAATCTTGTGTTGATCTTGTTTGTGCCATTGATAAAAGCAAGAGTCCTGCAgttgctgttattattaatgtGCAGAAGAGACCCGAGGATTGTAAAG GCACACCATGCAAAGACTGTTATGACACAAGCTGTGTTGATCAATCTGGAATAGTTCGGTTGCTGGGAGACACTTGGATGCCAACTAAATGTTTTGCCTGTGAATGTACTGCTGGACAAGTAGTAGATTGCAAACCAGTGCCAGTTGCTTGTGAACCACGACCAAACCCATCTTGCGTGGAAATTTCTGGTCCTTGTTGTCCTACGTGGAAATGTTCTGAAGAATA TTGTGTAGATGGTGATGGAAAGCGAAGAGAAATTGACGAAAAATGGGGAGGCCCGTGCATTTTTCACAGCTGTTCACCCAGAGGAATACTAACCAGCGTCATAAATTGTGTGCGTCCACCATTGTTGAATAGTTCTTGTGAGCTTTTCACACCAAAGGACAAATGTTGCCCTGTTGTAAGCTGTGG CTGTGTCGATGACAAAGGAGTACAGAGAAAGCTGGGTGAAGTATGGGGAGGGCCCTGCACTGTGTTCACATGTACAACTGAAGGAGTTATCACAAGAATAGAGGACTGTGCACCCATACCTTTATTGAATAGTTCTTGCGAGATATTCAAGCCAGAAGGAAAATGTTGCCCAGAAGTGAGGTGTGG TTGCGTCGATGACAAAGGAGTACAGAGAAAGCTGGGTGAAGTATGGGGAGGGCCCTGCACTGTGTTCACGTGTACAACTGAAGGAGTCATCACAAGAATAGAGGACTGTGCACCCATACCTTTATTGAATAGTTCCTGCGAGATATTCAAGCCAGAAGGAAAATGTTGCCCAGAAGTGAGGTGTGG GTGTGTTGATGATCAAGGAATtacaaggaaaataaatgaaacttGGGGGTCCCCATGCAGCCAAAATACATGTACTCCTGAAGGAATTGCCACACTAATCATAGATTGTCAAGAAACACCAAAGTTGAATTCCTCTTGCCAGTTGGTCTTCAGTGAGGATAAATGCTGCCCAGAGGTCACCTGTAG TTGTGTGGATGACAACGGAGTTACTCGGGCAATAAATGAAACCTGGGGAACTCCATGTATTGTAAATACATGCACGCCCAATGGTGTTGCTGTCTACATTAAGGACTGTGCGCGACCTCCTGTACTAAATGAAACTTGTAAACTTGTCTCAAAGCCTGACGAATGTTGCCCTGTTATAAGTTGTGG aagctgTATAGATTCAAATGGAATAAAGCATGATGCAGGAAGTACATGGGAAAGAGGCTGTAAATCTTTCACTTGTACTGAAGGTGGGAAAATTATTGAAGCTCTAGTGAACTGCACTAACAGTACCCTTGGCGACCCTGAACACTTGAACTGTATTGTCAGTGTGGTTCCAGGGAAGTGTTGCCCTGAATGGGTCTGTGG TATCGATTGTGCACTTGTACGTTGTAGAGGGCCTCCACACATTGACTGTGTGGCAAATGCCCTTCTTCCATTACAGTGTTGTGCTACTTATACTTGTCCTGCAAACAGTACTGG ATGTGTGGATGCCAGTGGAGTCACAAGAGCTGTTGGAAGCAGGTGGGAAAAAGGATGCACATTATCCGAGTGTGTAGAAAATGGGACCATAGTTGAGGTTCCTATAAAATGTCCTTCAATCAATGATCTTGAGAGCCCAGAACATACAAACTGTATTATTGGCATTCCTCCTAGGAAGTGTTGTCCACAGTGGATTTGTGG cCCAGACTGTTCGCTCCTGTTTTGCGCAGGACCTCCAAGCAAAACCTGTTTTGCAGATGATCTTCCTCCCCTTCAGTGTTGTCCAACATATACCTGTCCTCAAAATAATTCAGG ctGCATTGATGCCACCGGGACATTCCGTGCAGTAGGAAGCAAGTGGGAGAGGGGATGTACATCCTTCCAGTGTGTGGAGGAGGGGAATATTATCGAAGCCTCTATCACATGTTCTTCAGTTGATGCCTTTGGAAGTCCACCCCACTTTAATTGTATTGTTGGCATTGTTCCAGGGAGATGTTGTCCTGAGTGGATCTGTGG CCCTAACTGTGCAGCAGTGCTCTGTGCAGGTCCTCCAAGTAGTAACTGCATTGCCAATGAAATTCCTCCCCTCAAGTGTTGTGCTACCTACGAGTGTCCCGTCTctcctacaactactactactactgcaagtTTTTTTGG
- the LOC137620631 gene encoding kielin/chordin-like protein isoform X1, whose product MPWKDQKMPFFNMACLLMTNSIISGQLISLEEPVCCFNGTEHRPGSKVYIIEESCVDLVCAIDKSKSPAVAVIINVQKRPEDCKGTPCKDCYDTSCVDQSGIVRLLGDTWMPTKCFACECTAGQVVDCKPVPVACEPRPNPSCVEISGPCCPTWKCSEEYCVDGDGKRREIDEKWGGPCIFHSCSPRGILTSVINCVRPPLLNSSCELFTPKDKCCPVVSCGCVDDKGVQRKLGEVWGGPCTVFTCTTEGVITRIEDCAPIPLLNSSCEIFKPEGKCCPEVRCGCVDDKGVQRKLGEVWGGPCTVFTCTTEGVITRIEDCAPIPLLNSSCEIFKPEGKCCPEVRCGCVDDKGVQRKLGEVWGGPCTVFTCTTEGVITRIEDCAPIPLLNSSCEIFKPEGKCCPDVRCGCVDDQGITRKINETWGSPCSQNTCTPEGIATLIIDCQETPKLNSSCQLVFSEDKCCPEVTCSCVDDNGVTRAINETWGTPCIVNTCTPNGVAVYIKDCARPPVLNETCKLVSKPDECCPVISCGSCIDSNGIKHDAGSTWERGCKSFTCTEGGKIIEALVNCTNSTLGDPEHLNCIVSVVPGKCCPEWVCGIDCALVRCRGPPHIDCVANALLPLQCCATYTCPANSTGCVDASGVTRAVGSRWEKGCTLSECVENGTIVEVPIKCPSINDLESPEHTNCIIGIPPRKCCPQWICGPDCSLLFCAGPPSKTCFADDLPPLQCCPTYTCPQNNSGCIDATGTFRAVGSKWERGCTSFQCVEEGNIIEASITCSSVDAFGSPPHFNCIVGIVPGRCCPEWICGPNCAAVLCAGPPSSNCIANEIPPLKCCATYECPVSPTTTTTTASFFGECNVGTTWIQDCLKHTCTAEGIISKPYQCEINPMPDPGCTLVLPPGKCCPEWQCGKSAAEIPDESELVIPITL is encoded by the exons ATGCCGTGGAAAGACCAGAAAATGCCGTTTTTTAATATGGCGTGTTTGTTGATGACAAATTCAATAATCTCTGGACAGCTGATATCATTAGAGGAGCCGG TATGCTGTTTTAATGGAACAGAGCACAGGCCTGGAAGTAAAGTGTACATTATTGAGGAATCTTGTGTTGATCTTGTTTGTGCCATTGATAAAAGCAAGAGTCCTGCAgttgctgttattattaatgtGCAGAAGAGACCCGAGGATTGTAAAG GCACACCATGCAAAGACTGTTATGACACAAGCTGTGTTGATCAATCTGGAATAGTTCGGTTGCTGGGAGACACTTGGATGCCAACTAAATGTTTTGCCTGTGAATGTACTGCTGGACAAGTAGTAGATTGCAAACCAGTGCCAGTTGCTTGTGAACCACGACCAAACCCATCTTGCGTGGAAATTTCTGGTCCTTGTTGTCCTACGTGGAAATGTTCTGAAGAATA TTGTGTAGATGGTGATGGAAAGCGAAGAGAAATTGACGAAAAATGGGGAGGCCCGTGCATTTTTCACAGCTGTTCACCCAGAGGAATACTAACCAGCGTCATAAATTGTGTGCGTCCACCATTGTTGAATAGTTCTTGTGAGCTTTTCACACCAAAGGACAAATGTTGCCCTGTTGTAAGCTGTGG CTGTGTCGATGACAAAGGAGTACAGAGAAAGCTGGGTGAAGTATGGGGAGGGCCCTGCACTGTGTTCACATGTACAACTGAAGGAGTTATCACAAGAATAGAGGACTGTGCACCCATACCTTTATTGAATAGTTCTTGCGAGATATTCAAGCCAGAAGGAAAATGTTGCCCAGAAGTGAGGTGTGG TTGCGTCGATGACAAAGGAGTACAGAGAAAGCTGGGTGAAGTATGGGGAGGGCCCTGCACTGTGTTCACGTGTACAACTGAAGGAGTCATCACAAGAATAGAGGACTGTGCACCCATACCTTTATTGAATAGTTCCTGCGAGATATTCAAGCCAGAAGGAAAATGTTGCCCAGAAGTGAGGTGTGG CTGCGTCGATGACAAAGGAGTACAGAGAAAGCTGGGTGAAGTATGGGGAGGGCCCTGTACTGTGTTCACGTGTACAACTGAAGGAGTTATCACAAGAATAGAGGACTGTGCACCCATACCTTTATTGAATAGTTCCTGCGAGATATTCAAGCCAGAAGGAAAATGTTGCCCAGACGTGAGGTGTGG GTGTGTTGATGATCAAGGAATtacaaggaaaataaatgaaacttGGGGGTCCCCATGCAGCCAAAATACATGTACTCCTGAAGGAATTGCCACACTAATCATAGATTGTCAAGAAACACCAAAGTTGAATTCCTCTTGCCAGTTGGTCTTCAGTGAGGATAAATGCTGCCCAGAGGTCACCTGTAG TTGTGTGGATGACAACGGAGTTACTCGGGCAATAAATGAAACCTGGGGAACTCCATGTATTGTAAATACATGCACGCCCAATGGTGTTGCTGTCTACATTAAGGACTGTGCGCGACCTCCTGTACTAAATGAAACTTGTAAACTTGTCTCAAAGCCTGACGAATGTTGCCCTGTTATAAGTTGTGG aagctgTATAGATTCAAATGGAATAAAGCATGATGCAGGAAGTACATGGGAAAGAGGCTGTAAATCTTTCACTTGTACTGAAGGTGGGAAAATTATTGAAGCTCTAGTGAACTGCACTAACAGTACCCTTGGCGACCCTGAACACTTGAACTGTATTGTCAGTGTGGTTCCAGGGAAGTGTTGCCCTGAATGGGTCTGTGG TATCGATTGTGCACTTGTACGTTGTAGAGGGCCTCCACACATTGACTGTGTGGCAAATGCCCTTCTTCCATTACAGTGTTGTGCTACTTATACTTGTCCTGCAAACAGTACTGG ATGTGTGGATGCCAGTGGAGTCACAAGAGCTGTTGGAAGCAGGTGGGAAAAAGGATGCACATTATCCGAGTGTGTAGAAAATGGGACCATAGTTGAGGTTCCTATAAAATGTCCTTCAATCAATGATCTTGAGAGCCCAGAACATACAAACTGTATTATTGGCATTCCTCCTAGGAAGTGTTGTCCACAGTGGATTTGTGG cCCAGACTGTTCGCTCCTGTTTTGCGCAGGACCTCCAAGCAAAACCTGTTTTGCAGATGATCTTCCTCCCCTTCAGTGTTGTCCAACATATACCTGTCCTCAAAATAATTCAGG ctGCATTGATGCCACCGGGACATTCCGTGCAGTAGGAAGCAAGTGGGAGAGGGGATGTACATCCTTCCAGTGTGTGGAGGAGGGGAATATTATCGAAGCCTCTATCACATGTTCTTCAGTTGATGCCTTTGGAAGTCCACCCCACTTTAATTGTATTGTTGGCATTGTTCCAGGGAGATGTTGTCCTGAGTGGATCTGTGG CCCTAACTGTGCAGCAGTGCTCTGTGCAGGTCCTCCAAGTAGTAACTGCATTGCCAATGAAATTCCTCCCCTCAAGTGTTGTGCTACCTACGAGTGTCCCGTCTctcctacaactactactactactgcaagtTTTTTTGG
- the LOC137620631 gene encoding kielin/chordin-like protein isoform X4 — protein MPWKDQKMPFFNMACLLMTNSIISGQLISLEEPVCCFNGTEHRPGSKVYIIEESCVDLVCAIDKSKSPAVAVIINVQKRPEDCKGTPCKDCYDTSCVDQSGIVRLLGDTWMPTKCFACECTAGQVVDCKPVPVACEPRPNPSCVEISGPCCPTWKCSEEYCVDGDGKRREIDEKWGGPCIFHSCSPRGILTSVINCVRPPLLNSSCELFTPKDKCCPVVSCGCVDDKGVQRKLGEVWGGPCTVFTCTTEGVITRIEDCAPIPLLNSSCEIFKPEGKCCPDVRCGCVDDQGITRKINETWGSPCSQNTCTPEGIATLIIDCQETPKLNSSCQLVFSEDKCCPEVTCSCVDDNGVTRAINETWGTPCIVNTCTPNGVAVYIKDCARPPVLNETCKLVSKPDECCPVISCGSCIDSNGIKHDAGSTWERGCKSFTCTEGGKIIEALVNCTNSTLGDPEHLNCIVSVVPGKCCPEWVCGIDCALVRCRGPPHIDCVANALLPLQCCATYTCPANSTGCVDASGVTRAVGSRWEKGCTLSECVENGTIVEVPIKCPSINDLESPEHTNCIIGIPPRKCCPQWICGPDCSLLFCAGPPSKTCFADDLPPLQCCPTYTCPQNNSGCIDATGTFRAVGSKWERGCTSFQCVEEGNIIEASITCSSVDAFGSPPHFNCIVGIVPGRCCPEWICGPNCAAVLCAGPPSSNCIANEIPPLKCCATYECPVSPTTTTTTASFFGECNVGTTWIQDCLKHTCTAEGIISKPYQCEINPMPDPGCTLVLPPGKCCPEWQCGKSAAEIPDESELVIPITL, from the exons ATGCCGTGGAAAGACCAGAAAATGCCGTTTTTTAATATGGCGTGTTTGTTGATGACAAATTCAATAATCTCTGGACAGCTGATATCATTAGAGGAGCCGG TATGCTGTTTTAATGGAACAGAGCACAGGCCTGGAAGTAAAGTGTACATTATTGAGGAATCTTGTGTTGATCTTGTTTGTGCCATTGATAAAAGCAAGAGTCCTGCAgttgctgttattattaatgtGCAGAAGAGACCCGAGGATTGTAAAG GCACACCATGCAAAGACTGTTATGACACAAGCTGTGTTGATCAATCTGGAATAGTTCGGTTGCTGGGAGACACTTGGATGCCAACTAAATGTTTTGCCTGTGAATGTACTGCTGGACAAGTAGTAGATTGCAAACCAGTGCCAGTTGCTTGTGAACCACGACCAAACCCATCTTGCGTGGAAATTTCTGGTCCTTGTTGTCCTACGTGGAAATGTTCTGAAGAATA TTGTGTAGATGGTGATGGAAAGCGAAGAGAAATTGACGAAAAATGGGGAGGCCCGTGCATTTTTCACAGCTGTTCACCCAGAGGAATACTAACCAGCGTCATAAATTGTGTGCGTCCACCATTGTTGAATAGTTCTTGTGAGCTTTTCACACCAAAGGACAAATGTTGCCCTGTTGTAAGCTGTGG CTGCGTCGATGACAAAGGAGTACAGAGAAAGCTGGGTGAAGTATGGGGAGGGCCCTGTACTGTGTTCACGTGTACAACTGAAGGAGTTATCACAAGAATAGAGGACTGTGCACCCATACCTTTATTGAATAGTTCCTGCGAGATATTCAAGCCAGAAGGAAAATGTTGCCCAGACGTGAGGTGTGG GTGTGTTGATGATCAAGGAATtacaaggaaaataaatgaaacttGGGGGTCCCCATGCAGCCAAAATACATGTACTCCTGAAGGAATTGCCACACTAATCATAGATTGTCAAGAAACACCAAAGTTGAATTCCTCTTGCCAGTTGGTCTTCAGTGAGGATAAATGCTGCCCAGAGGTCACCTGTAG TTGTGTGGATGACAACGGAGTTACTCGGGCAATAAATGAAACCTGGGGAACTCCATGTATTGTAAATACATGCACGCCCAATGGTGTTGCTGTCTACATTAAGGACTGTGCGCGACCTCCTGTACTAAATGAAACTTGTAAACTTGTCTCAAAGCCTGACGAATGTTGCCCTGTTATAAGTTGTGG aagctgTATAGATTCAAATGGAATAAAGCATGATGCAGGAAGTACATGGGAAAGAGGCTGTAAATCTTTCACTTGTACTGAAGGTGGGAAAATTATTGAAGCTCTAGTGAACTGCACTAACAGTACCCTTGGCGACCCTGAACACTTGAACTGTATTGTCAGTGTGGTTCCAGGGAAGTGTTGCCCTGAATGGGTCTGTGG TATCGATTGTGCACTTGTACGTTGTAGAGGGCCTCCACACATTGACTGTGTGGCAAATGCCCTTCTTCCATTACAGTGTTGTGCTACTTATACTTGTCCTGCAAACAGTACTGG ATGTGTGGATGCCAGTGGAGTCACAAGAGCTGTTGGAAGCAGGTGGGAAAAAGGATGCACATTATCCGAGTGTGTAGAAAATGGGACCATAGTTGAGGTTCCTATAAAATGTCCTTCAATCAATGATCTTGAGAGCCCAGAACATACAAACTGTATTATTGGCATTCCTCCTAGGAAGTGTTGTCCACAGTGGATTTGTGG cCCAGACTGTTCGCTCCTGTTTTGCGCAGGACCTCCAAGCAAAACCTGTTTTGCAGATGATCTTCCTCCCCTTCAGTGTTGTCCAACATATACCTGTCCTCAAAATAATTCAGG ctGCATTGATGCCACCGGGACATTCCGTGCAGTAGGAAGCAAGTGGGAGAGGGGATGTACATCCTTCCAGTGTGTGGAGGAGGGGAATATTATCGAAGCCTCTATCACATGTTCTTCAGTTGATGCCTTTGGAAGTCCACCCCACTTTAATTGTATTGTTGGCATTGTTCCAGGGAGATGTTGTCCTGAGTGGATCTGTGG CCCTAACTGTGCAGCAGTGCTCTGTGCAGGTCCTCCAAGTAGTAACTGCATTGCCAATGAAATTCCTCCCCTCAAGTGTTGTGCTACCTACGAGTGTCCCGTCTctcctacaactactactactactgcaagtTTTTTTGG